The genomic interval ACACAGTTTGAAGTTCCCAGGATGGCAACGGGGTACTCTGCGAACAGCTTTCTTTGATCGTACCAGGCTTTTCCTAAGTTCCCCACGAGATTCTTGTACTTTCTCAGACCGGGGTATCCGTGCGCTGGGAGCATCTCGGAGTGTGTGTAAACGTAGACGTTTGTTCCTTCGACCTGTTTCAGGAGTTCTTCGAGGGCTTTCAGGTTGTGACCTGTCACGATGATTCCCTTTCCTTTCTTCGTTCCAGTTTCCACCTCGACAGGAGTGGGTTCTCCGTAAGTTTCGATGTGTGCCTTCTTCAGAAGCTGCATCGCTCTCAGATTCATTCGGCCCGCCTCGAGTGCGTACTCCACAAAGGACTGTGCGTCGAAATTTACGTTGGTGAGAGTACTGTAGAGTGCTTCATCGAGGAAACCTGCGATCTCGGGATCATCGTAACCGAGTTCTCTCGCGTGGTAGTAGTAGGCGGAGATCCCTTTTATGGCAAAGACGAGGTTGTCTTGGAGCCTTGCAACCGTCGGACTCTTTCCACAAACACCGTACTCTGTACAACCAGTACCATTCGCAGCCTGTGAACACTGATAACAGAACATCTGCATGCTTTTCCCTCCTTTTTCTGGGTTTTCCACCATGAAGTATAATTAGGTTGGGATAATCCTGTCTGTAACAATTGTTACGAGGTGAGAGAATGGATCTGAAAAAACTGCTCCCATGTGGGAGAATAATCGTGTTCAAAAAAGGTGAAATCGTGAAATACCAGGATGAACCGATAGAAGACGTGCTTGTTCTCTTGGAAGGAACTTTGAAAACGGAACATGTCTCCGAAAACGGAAGAACCCTTGAGATCGATGAAATAAAACCCGTTCAGATCATCGCATCTGGTTTCATCTTCTCCAGCGAACCTAGATTCCCGGTGAACGTGGTGGCAGGAGAGGATTCAAAGATCCTCTCAATACCAAAAGAGGTTTTTCTCGATCTTCTGATGAAAGACAAAGAGCTTCTTCTTTTCTTTTTGAAAGACGTATCGGAACACTTCAGGGTAGTTTCTGAGAAGCTCTTTTTCCTCACCATGAAGACGCTCAGAGAAAAAGTGTTGAACTTCCTGGTGCATCACATGAACGAAGAGAGAGAATTGATACTCCCTGTCACCTTAGAAGAGCTCTCCAGACTTTTTGGTTGTGCCAGACCGGCGCTTTCGAGGGTCTTTCAGGAACTGGAGAGGGAAGGATACATAGAGAAACATGGAAGAAGGATAAAGGTTCTCAAAGATCCTCTCGAACATGATAGAATCTAAACAGAACAGGGAAGAGGGTGATAGGGATCAGGGGGATTGTTCTTTTCTTTCTGATTTTATCGATTTCGATTTTTTCTCAACCCCTTCGGATAGCCCTCGATGAGGACTACGCACCATTTTCTTTTTACGATGAAAACGGAAATCTTATCGGGATCTCCGTCGATTTCTGGAAGCTCTTTTCAGAAAAAACCGGTGTAGAAGTTGAGCTCGTGCCTGTGAAGTGGTACAAGGCGCAGGAATTGTTGACTGAAGGAAAGGTTGACGCGATCGATCAGATCTTTAAAACCCTCGAGAGAGAAGAAAACCTTTCTTTTTCCAGACCTGTCTTCGTAATGAATTCCTGTGTATTCTTCAGAAAAGCCCTTCCCATAAGAGATTTTTCGGACCTGTCCTCTTACGTTGTCGGCGCTCTCAAGGGAGAAGGTGTTGTGGAAACTCTTCGCAAGAAAAATCCGGATGTGGAGTTCGAGTTCTTCGACGATTATTCCTCCATTGTGAAGGCGTTGAAAGAGAGAAAGATATCGGTTTTCCTAGGTGATGATATAGTGGCAAGGTACTACCTTTCAAAGGGTGATCTCCTTTCTGAATTCCGAACTCTTCATCTTGAGACGAATTATCTCCATGTTGCTGTTTTGAAGGGTAACGAAAGTATCCTGTCGCTTATAAATTCTGGACTGAGCCGTATTTCCGAAAGAGAAAGAAATGAAATCATCAGAAACTATATACCGCTTGTCTTTGTGACACCTCCGTGGTTCTTGAGGGTAGTCTTTTATGGAATCGCAGCTTTCCTGGTAGTTTTTGGCATTGCCCTGACGTTCATCTATTTGTTGAGAAGAAAAGTTGAGGAAAGAACCCTTCAGCTGAAAGAGGCAAACGAAGAGTTGAAAGCCCAGAACGAAGAGATAGAAGCCCTCTATCAGGAGGTCTTTGCGAACCAGGAAGAACTCGAGAAGCTCTACGGTGAGATCAGAGAGCTCAACGAGAGGTTCAGAGAATCGGTGAGGAGAATGGCCAAACTGGTTTTCATCGAAGACAAATCCAGGTTCTCTTTCGAAATGGGGCAAATCGTGAAATACCTTCTGAACGCAAAAAAAATTGAGAGTAATTCTCGATGATCGTATACTTGAGAAAGTCGAAGGGACGGTATTTGAAATATCTCATTCAGGCGAAAAACACGGTTACATTGTGCTGGAAGACGACCTCAGCGAAGATGAAAAAGGAGTTCTCAAGTCGCTTCTAACCATCATTTCTGCCATATACACGTACAGAAAGTTGATAAGCAGAGAAAGGAAACTCTACAAAGACATTGTGAAAACTTGGGTGAAAGCACTGGAGTATTACGACTATTACACGAAAGGGCATTCAGAAGAGGTGGCCTATTACGCTGTTGAGATCGGAAAGATGTTTGACTTGGGCGATGAAAAGCTGGAAAAACTCTACTGGGCAGGCCTTCTACACGACATTGGAAAGATCTACGTACCCCAGGTTGTTTTGAACAAAACGAGCAAGCTTGATGAACATGAATTCGAACTGATAAAGATACATCCCGTCAAGGGATGCGAGCTGGTCAAGGAAATCGACGGCTTTGAGGATATTGCAATCTGGATAAGGCATCACCACGAAAGATGGGACGGAAAAGGGTACCCGGACGGTCTCAAAGGCGAAGAAATACCCTTCGAAGCCCGTGTTCTGTGTGTGGCGGATTCCTACCAGGCGATGAGAAGCAATAGACCCTACAAGAGAGAAAAAAGTGTCGAAGAATCGATTCAAGAGCTGAGAAGAAATGCGGGGCGACAGTTCGATTCTGCTATCGTGGAGAAATTCATAGAGTTCTTGGAAGGGGGAGGAGACCTTGGAACTGGGCATCGGGGATAAGAAAGCACTCGTTCTTGCGGCGAGCAGGGGTATTGGAAGAGCCGTGGCGAACGCTCTGAGTCAGGAAGGAGCGGAAGTTACCATCTGTGCGAGAAATGAAGAGCTTCTGAAAAGAAGTGGACACGGATACGTCGTCTGCGATCTCAGAAAGGATCTCAATCCGTTGTTCAAAAAGGTGAAAGAGGTGGACATTCTCGTTCTGAACACAGGAGGGCCAAAGGCAGGGTTCTTCGATGAACTTATGGATGAGGATTTCAAAGAAGCGATCGACAGCCTCTTTTTGAACATGATCAAAATCGTGAGAAACTATCTTCCAGCGATGAAAAAGAAGGGCTGGGGAAGGATCGTGGCCATCACCTCTTTTTCCGTGGTCTCACCGATAGAGAATCTCTACACATCCAATTCCGCGAGGATGGCCCTCACTGGATTTCTAAAAACACTCTCTTTCGAAGTGGCACCGTACGGTATCACGGTGAACTGTGTGGCACCAGGCTGGACGGAGACGGAGAGGGTGAAAGAACTTCTCGATGAGGGAAAGAGAAGGCAGGTGGAATCTCATATTCCCATGAAAAGAATGGCGAAACCTGAAGAGATAGCCAGTGTTGTGGTGTTCCTCTGTTCCGAAAAGGCCTCTTACTTAACAGGACAGACCATCGTCGTAGATGGCGGGCTTTCCAAATTTCCACTATAAGGAAAATGAGGGGCAGAAGCCCCTCGTCAGAGAACCTTTTTCCAGACAATCGGTATCTCGGGGAGGAACTTGATGGGAAGTCTGGGATGGTACGGTATCACTCTCACCGCGTAGAACCAACCGGGAGATCCAAGGTGACCGAGAACTCCATTGTTGTAAGTGTAAACAAATAGATCGTTCTTTTTCCTGTACCTTCTGATGTGTATCACTTTCCACACTTCAAGATCTTCCATTCCCTCTCCTCTTCCAGCCATAAGTTCGACCAACACATCATCAGGGGTGAGATCTCCCAGCCTCACAGTTACTTCCACACTTTTTGAATCTTCAAGAACAACGCGTTCTATGGATACATTTTCCCAGTTCTTGAGGATCCTTTCTTTCCAAGCACCGATTTTTTCGACGTTTTCTCTCCTCTCCAGCCATTCCCTGTTCAAAAGTCCCTTTATGTAGAATTTTTCCGTGTACTCTTTGAGCATTCGAGTGGTGCTGAATTTTGGAGCCACGCTCTTTATGCTTTCTTTCATCATGAGAACCCACTTTTCTCTATTTTCGTAGTAGGTAGGAATTATTTCGTTTTCGAGAAGTTCGTACAGGGCTTCAGCGTCCTTTGGATCATCCACTTCTGTTTCTGGAAGCACGCTTTCATCGCCTATCACCCATCCGTTTCTGCCGTTATATCCCTCAACCCACCAGCCATCGTACACGCTCGCGTTCAGAACACCGTTCGCTGCGGCTTTCATTCCGCTTGTTCCACTCGCTTCCATGGGTCTTCTTGGATTGTTCAACCACACATCAACACCAGACACCATGAGTCGAGCCATTCCGATGTCGTAATTTTCAAGTACGATGATTTTGTTCTTGAAATCAGGCATCTGTGAAACTTTGTAGATCCTTCTGAGAAATTCCTTTCCACCCTCGTCCCTCGGGTGGGCCTTTCCAGCGTACACAATGTAAACCGGCCTTTCGGGATTATTGACAATTCTCTTGAGTCTTTCCAGGTTACTGAAAAGAAGAACCGCCCTCTTGTAAGTTGCGAACCTTCTGGCAAATCCTATGATGAGTGCGTTTTCGCTGATCTCCGGCAGTGGCTCGTCGATTCCGAGTCTTTCGTTTCTTCTTTTAATGGACTCTCTTATGTAATCTATGAATCGCTTCTTTGCATTCAGATGCGCTTCCCAGAGTTCTTCATCGGGTATTCTGTCAACTCCGTACCATATTCCTTCGAGATCAGTGTGCTCCCTCCAGATTCTTCCGAGGTACCTGTCGAACAGTTTTCTCATCTCACGGTTGATCCAAGTTCCCATGTGAACACCATTCGTGATGCCTTCAATGGGGATCTCCTCCACCGGAACTCCCTTCCAGACATTTTTGAACATCCTTCTCGATACGTCAGCGTGAAGTTTGCTCACTCCGTTTATAAAGGAGGAGGTTCTCAAAGCAAGATACGTCATGTTGAAATTTCCGTCTTCGTCTCTTCCAAGGTTCATAAGCAGTTCTTTGGATTCGAATCCTTCGAAGAACTTTGTCAGCTTCTTTTCCACGAAATCGAACGGGAACCTGTCGTGACCTGCGGGGACGGGGGTGTGTGTCGTGAAAACTGTGGTCTGTCTGACGATCTCAAGGGCCTCGGTGAAGGAATATCCTTCTTCCATGTAGCTCTTTATCCTTTCGAGGGATGAAAAAGCGGGATGACCTTCGTTCAGGTGGATGACTCCAGGTTTTATCTTGAGAGTCTTCAGGAGTTTCATTCCACCAATGCCGAGCAGAATTTCCTGGGAAACTCTCACATCAGGCTCGGGATTGTAGAGATAGTCGCAGATCTTTCTGAATCTATCCTCGTTTTCCTCGAAGTCAGTGTCGAGAAGATACAGTTTCACCCTTCCGACCTGTACCTCGAACACACGCGCTTTTACAGTATCGTTGTCTATGGGTACTTCTACGATCACCTGGTTTCCGTCTTCATCCCTGAGAGGTTTCATCGGGAGTTCTTCGATGTCGTATTCTGGAAAGATCTCGATCTGTCTTCCGTCACTGTCTATCTGTTGAGTGAAATACCCGTGTTTGTAAAGAAGACCTACGGCTATGAGAGGAAGG from Thermotoga sp. Mc24 carries:
- the malP gene encoding maltodextrin phosphorylase, whose product is MLEKLPENLKELESLAYNLWWSWSRPAQRLWRMIDSEKWEEHRNPVKILREVSKERLEELSKDEDFIALYELTLERFTDYMEREDTWFNVNYPEWDEKIVYMCMEYGLTKALPIYSGGLGILAGDHLKSASDLGLPLIAVGLLYKHGYFTQQIDSDGRQIEIFPEYDIEELPMKPLRDEDGNQVIVEVPIDNDTVKARVFEVQVGRVKLYLLDTDFEENEDRFRKICDYLYNPEPDVRVSQEILLGIGGMKLLKTLKIKPGVIHLNEGHPAFSSLERIKSYMEEGYSFTEALEIVRQTTVFTTHTPVPAGHDRFPFDFVEKKLTKFFEGFESKELLMNLGRDEDGNFNMTYLALRTSSFINGVSKLHADVSRRMFKNVWKGVPVEEIPIEGITNGVHMGTWINREMRKLFDRYLGRIWREHTDLEGIWYGVDRIPDEELWEAHLNAKKRFIDYIRESIKRRNERLGIDEPLPEISENALIIGFARRFATYKRAVLLFSNLERLKRIVNNPERPVYIVYAGKAHPRDEGGKEFLRRIYKVSQMPDFKNKIIVLENYDIGMARLMVSGVDVWLNNPRRPMEASGTSGMKAAANGVLNASVYDGWWVEGYNGRNGWVIGDESVLPETEVDDPKDAEALYELLENEIIPTYYENREKWVLMMKESIKSVAPKFSTTRMLKEYTEKFYIKGLLNREWLERRENVEKIGAWKERILKNWENVSIERVVLEDSKSVEVTVRLGDLTPDDVLVELMAGRGEGMEDLEVWKVIHIRRYRKKNDLFVYTYNNGVLGHLGSPGWFYAVRVIPYHPRLPIKFLPEIPIVWKKVL
- a CDS encoding HD-GYP domain-containing protein encodes the protein MRVILDDRILEKVEGTVFEISHSGEKHGYIVLEDDLSEDEKGVLKSLLTIISAIYTYRKLISRERKLYKDIVKTWVKALEYYDYYTKGHSEEVAYYAVEIGKMFDLGDEKLEKLYWAGLLHDIGKIYVPQVVLNKTSKLDEHEFELIKIHPVKGCELVKEIDGFEDIAIWIRHHHERWDGKGYPDGLKGEEIPFEARVLCVADSYQAMRSNRPYKREKSVEESIQELRRNAGRQFDSAIVEKFIEFLEGGGDLGTGHRG
- a CDS encoding transporter substrate-binding domain-containing protein, whose amino-acid sequence is MIGIRGIVLFFLILSISIFSQPLRIALDEDYAPFSFYDENGNLIGISVDFWKLFSEKTGVEVELVPVKWYKAQELLTEGKVDAIDQIFKTLEREENLSFSRPVFVMNSCVFFRKALPIRDFSDLSSYVVGALKGEGVVETLRKKNPDVEFEFFDDYSSIVKALKERKISVFLGDDIVARYYLSKGDLLSEFRTLHLETNYLHVAVLKGNESILSLINSGLSRISERERNEIIRNYIPLVFVTPPWFLRVVFYGIAAFLVVFGIALTFIYLLRRKVEERTLQLKEANEELKAQNEEIEALYQEVFANQEELEKLYGEIRELNERFRESVRRMAKLVFIEDKSRFSFEMGQIVKYLLNAKKIESNSR
- a CDS encoding Crp/Fnr family transcriptional regulator, with the translated sequence MDLKKLLPCGRIIVFKKGEIVKYQDEPIEDVLVLLEGTLKTEHVSENGRTLEIDEIKPVQIIASGFIFSSEPRFPVNVVAGEDSKILSIPKEVFLDLLMKDKELLLFFLKDVSEHFRVVSEKLFFLTMKTLREKVLNFLVHHMNEERELILPVTLEELSRLFGCARPALSRVFQELEREGYIEKHGRRIKVLKDPLEHDRI
- a CDS encoding SDR family oxidoreductase — translated: MELGIGDKKALVLAASRGIGRAVANALSQEGAEVTICARNEELLKRSGHGYVVCDLRKDLNPLFKKVKEVDILVLNTGGPKAGFFDELMDEDFKEAIDSLFLNMIKIVRNYLPAMKKKGWGRIVAITSFSVVSPIENLYTSNSARMALTGFLKTLSFEVAPYGITVNCVAPGWTETERVKELLDEGKRRQVESHIPMKRMAKPEEIASVVVFLCSEKASYLTGQTIVVDGGLSKFPL